Proteins co-encoded in one Aethina tumida isolate Nest 87 chromosome 7, icAetTumi1.1, whole genome shotgun sequence genomic window:
- the LOC109604391 gene encoding trichohyalin isoform X2, whose protein sequence is MSLQEIVKTPEPKIIKSQVDLKKHEKQTSVESPKVKIKIKSCLKKSAVRESNGHPSMVLMDQEPRPNAENVETPREQKTFGINSCEKKVKVSPRKVSPTKMPSWKTSGIPVLKKPNLVPGKSLMSRRPKALSMNTQSLEVQFTNKKKRLQLMTKDISERQQPIMELYEELAIMKQRLNLLGKNVNLKDIKILTFEEIKEQKRQQQQVEKEKEKHQRGSGENIPKKFREELERQKQISEEVTSQVLELNKKLDDKDVIYIKELNQKDMFIKNLSEKIKKLEVCVENEKKTAAEFKNKNVTNAQTIKTLTSKISDYDCKLKTAEEKNVDLNKKIKEAQETIKTQEKNWDKEKTDLNATIKEQHEHLSKLIESRKDNTKTEEINQKLVEQMEELKKQLIFSNEKLEQERLEKEQLSKSRVEIQKRLMESNKLLDLERLEKEKAQQRRINLERFRSGGSSPAIDLEVVEIASKVLINKFKDRFDQLQQEKVGLSPMITPPPPVRRDSKTEKELESATKKILKYQQLVAEKEEALKKKTDELSGVASEIRRLKVQQELLDEQKGEFVNILEECHSELDRQSKLSDDNIRKIAELETTIRNQINKMDEMQHLLQQHEKVVELLRTSLESLFLEKENLTNFVVELKLLVQDANNENWKKGQLIKELQDKIDVSELTVSELEKDLAATNERRHKLEKTIGALEKELQSIKAQKNLVVNIQAGRESRRSSGKLDSKIEGLERSRLDKLDMFPEKVSQEQLPTDAKSLLNVSLQKMDFLRSRLHMLGGQTSRNNSMGRKTQTFSNQRSGRNFERVMALSAGRRNSESKRDVGCEGGGYHCSEFDYEEVSMVLDKLPVLTASAMTQEDVELLGQEQ, encoded by the exons aTGTCGCTGCAGGAAATTGTTAAAACCCCAG aacccaaaattataaagtcaCAAGTGGACCTGAAAAAGCATGAAAAACAAACAAGTGTTGAAAGCCCCaaagtcaaaattaaaataaaatcctgCTTAAAAAAATCAGCTGTAAGAGAAAGTAATGGTCATCCAAGCATGGTGTTAATGGATCAAGAACCTAGAC CGAATGCTGAAAATGTGGAGACGCCCCGGGAACAAAAAACATTCGGG ATAAATTCTTgtgaaaaaaaagttaaagtcTCTCCTCGGAAAGTTTCTCCAACTAAGATGCCGTCATGGAAAACGTCGGGCATTCCAGTTTTAAAAAAG cCCAACTTGGTGCCTGGTAAATCCCTGATGAGCCGCCGCCCCAAAGCTTTGAGCATGAACACCCAGTCATTGGAGGTGCAGTTCACCAACAAGAAGAAACGTCTGCAGCTCATGACCAAGGACATATCCGAAAGGCAACAGCCAATCATGGAACTGTACGAAGAACTGGCCATCATGAAGCAAAGACTCAACCTTTTGGGGAAGAATGTGAACCTGAAAGACATTAAGATTTTAACCTTTGAAGAGATAAAAGAACAAAAGAGGCAGCAACAACAAGTGGAAAAAGAAAAGGAGAAACATCAACGGGGTTCCGGTGAAAATATACCGAAAAAGTTTCGAGAAGAGTTGGAGCGACAGAAACAAATTTCCGAAGAGGTGACTTCACAGGTTTTGGAGCTCAACAAAAAACTGGACGACAAAGATGTTATATACATCAAAGAGCTGAACCAAAAGgacatgtttataaaaaatctttcagAAAAGATCAAG AAATTGGAAGTGTGCGTGGAAAACGAAAAGAAAACAGCTGcagagtttaaaaataaaaacgttacAAATGCTCAAACCATAAAAACGTTAACTAGCAAAATTTCAGATTATGActgcaaattaaaaactgcAGAAGAGAAAAATGTTGAtctgaacaaaaaaattaa AGAAGCTCAAGAAACAATCAAAACACAGGAGAAAAATTGGGACAAGGAGAAGACCGATCTAAATGCTACAATTAAAGAACAACATGAACatctttccaaattaattGAGTCCAG aaaagaCAACACTAAAACCGAAGAAATCAACCAAAAACTGGTGGAACAAATGGAGGAactgaaaaaacaattaatatttagtaacgAAAAACTTGAACAGGAACGTTTGGAAAAGGAACAACTAAGCAAAAGTCGAGTAGAGATCCAAAAACGACTGATGGAGAGCAACAAACTTCTGGATTTGGAACGACTTGAAAAAGAAAAGGCACAACAAAGGCGCATCAATTTGGAACGATTCCGATCTGGAGGaa GTTCACCAGCTATAGATTTGGAAGTAGTGGAAATTGCTTCGAAAGTGCTGATCAACAAGTTCAAGGACAGATTTGATCAGCTTCAACAAGAAAAAGTCGGACTGAGTCCAATGATCACACCACCT CCTCCAGTAAGAAGAGACAGCAAAACAGAAAAAGAACTCGAGTCCGCCACTAAGAAGATATTGAAGTACCAGCAACTCGTGGCGGAAAAGGAAGAAGCCTTGAAGAAAAAAACTGACGAATTGTCGGGGGTGGCGTCAGAAATACGTCGCCTGAAAGTCCAACAAGAACTCCTGGATGAGCAAAAAGGTGAATTTGTGAATATCCTGGAGGAGTGCCACTCGGAACTAGACAGACAATCGAAGCTGAGCGACGATAACATCAGGAAGATCGCCGAATTGGAAACTACTATCCGGAATCAAATTAACAAGATGGACGAGATGCAGCATCTATTGCAACAGCACGAGAAAGTCGTCGAATTGTTGAGAACCTCGCTTGAATCACTGTTTTTGGAGAAGGAGAATCTCActaatttcgtcgttgaattAAAACTACTCGTGCAAGATGCAAACAACGAAAACTGGAAGAAGggccaattaataaaagagcTTCAGGATAAAATAGACGTGAGCGAATTAACAGTTTCGGAACTGGAAAAAGATTTGGCTGCCACGAATGAAAGACGTCACAAGTTGGAAAAAACTATAGGTGCGTTGGAGAAGGAACTGCAATCAATTAAAGCACAGAAGAACCTCGTTGTCAACATCCAAGCCGGCAGAGAATCTCGCAGGTCGTCCGGAAAGTTGGACTCAAAGATAGAGGGGCTGGAGAGATCGCGCCTGGATAAATTGGATATGTTCCCCGAGAAAGTTTCGCAGGAACAACTACCAACTGATGCCAAGTCGTTGCTCAACGTCTCGTTGCAGAAGATGGACTTCCTGAGGTCCCGCCTGCACATGTTGGGAGGGCAAACGAGTCGCAATAATTCGATGGGGAGGAAGACCCAGACGTTTTCTAATCAGAGATCCGGTAGGAATTTCGAGAGGGTCATGGCTCTCTCGGCGGGAAGGAGGAACTCGGAATCTAAACGTGATGTCGGATGTGAAGGTGGAGGTTATCATTGCTCAGAGTTTGATTATGAAGAGGTGTCTATGGTTCTGGACAAATTGCCAGTGTTGACTGCTAGTGCTATGACTCAAGAAGACGTCGAACTGCTTGGGCAAGAGCagtga
- the LOC109604391 gene encoding probable DNA double-strand break repair Rad50 ATPase isoform X1, translating into MSLQEIVKTPEPKIIKSQVDLKKHEKQTSVESPKVKIKIKSCLKKSAVRESNGHPSMVLMDQEPRPNAENVETPREQKTFGINSCEKKVKVSPRKVSPTKMPSWKTSGIPVLKKPNLVPGKSLMSRRPKALSMNTQSLEVQFTNKKKRLQLMTKDISERQQPIMELYEELAIMKQRLNLLGKNVNLKDIKILTFEEIKEQKRQQQQVEKEKEKHQRGSGENIPKKFREELERQKQISEEVTSQVLELNKKLDDKDVIYIKELNQKDMFIKNLSEKIKKLEVCVENEKKTAAEFKNKNVTNAQTIKTLTSKISDYDCKLKTAEEKNVDLNKKIKEAQETIKTQEKNWDKEKTDLNATIKEQHEHLSKLIESRKDNTKTEEINQKLVEQMEELKKQLIFSNEKLEQERLEKEQLSKSRVEIQKRLMESNKLLDLERLEKEKAQQRRINLERFRSGGSSPAIDLEVVEIASKVLINKFKDRFDQLQQEKVGLSPMITPPVIPPVRRDSKTEKELESATKKILKYQQLVAEKEEALKKKTDELSGVASEIRRLKVQQELLDEQKGEFVNILEECHSELDRQSKLSDDNIRKIAELETTIRNQINKMDEMQHLLQQHEKVVELLRTSLESLFLEKENLTNFVVELKLLVQDANNENWKKGQLIKELQDKIDVSELTVSELEKDLAATNERRHKLEKTIGALEKELQSIKAQKNLVVNIQAGRESRRSSGKLDSKIEGLERSRLDKLDMFPEKVSQEQLPTDAKSLLNVSLQKMDFLRSRLHMLGGQTSRNNSMGRKTQTFSNQRSGRNFERVMALSAGRRNSESKRDVGCEGGGYHCSEFDYEEVSMVLDKLPVLTASAMTQEDVELLGQEQ; encoded by the exons aTGTCGCTGCAGGAAATTGTTAAAACCCCAG aacccaaaattataaagtcaCAAGTGGACCTGAAAAAGCATGAAAAACAAACAAGTGTTGAAAGCCCCaaagtcaaaattaaaataaaatcctgCTTAAAAAAATCAGCTGTAAGAGAAAGTAATGGTCATCCAAGCATGGTGTTAATGGATCAAGAACCTAGAC CGAATGCTGAAAATGTGGAGACGCCCCGGGAACAAAAAACATTCGGG ATAAATTCTTgtgaaaaaaaagttaaagtcTCTCCTCGGAAAGTTTCTCCAACTAAGATGCCGTCATGGAAAACGTCGGGCATTCCAGTTTTAAAAAAG cCCAACTTGGTGCCTGGTAAATCCCTGATGAGCCGCCGCCCCAAAGCTTTGAGCATGAACACCCAGTCATTGGAGGTGCAGTTCACCAACAAGAAGAAACGTCTGCAGCTCATGACCAAGGACATATCCGAAAGGCAACAGCCAATCATGGAACTGTACGAAGAACTGGCCATCATGAAGCAAAGACTCAACCTTTTGGGGAAGAATGTGAACCTGAAAGACATTAAGATTTTAACCTTTGAAGAGATAAAAGAACAAAAGAGGCAGCAACAACAAGTGGAAAAAGAAAAGGAGAAACATCAACGGGGTTCCGGTGAAAATATACCGAAAAAGTTTCGAGAAGAGTTGGAGCGACAGAAACAAATTTCCGAAGAGGTGACTTCACAGGTTTTGGAGCTCAACAAAAAACTGGACGACAAAGATGTTATATACATCAAAGAGCTGAACCAAAAGgacatgtttataaaaaatctttcagAAAAGATCAAG AAATTGGAAGTGTGCGTGGAAAACGAAAAGAAAACAGCTGcagagtttaaaaataaaaacgttacAAATGCTCAAACCATAAAAACGTTAACTAGCAAAATTTCAGATTATGActgcaaattaaaaactgcAGAAGAGAAAAATGTTGAtctgaacaaaaaaattaa AGAAGCTCAAGAAACAATCAAAACACAGGAGAAAAATTGGGACAAGGAGAAGACCGATCTAAATGCTACAATTAAAGAACAACATGAACatctttccaaattaattGAGTCCAG aaaagaCAACACTAAAACCGAAGAAATCAACCAAAAACTGGTGGAACAAATGGAGGAactgaaaaaacaattaatatttagtaacgAAAAACTTGAACAGGAACGTTTGGAAAAGGAACAACTAAGCAAAAGTCGAGTAGAGATCCAAAAACGACTGATGGAGAGCAACAAACTTCTGGATTTGGAACGACTTGAAAAAGAAAAGGCACAACAAAGGCGCATCAATTTGGAACGATTCCGATCTGGAGGaa GTTCACCAGCTATAGATTTGGAAGTAGTGGAAATTGCTTCGAAAGTGCTGATCAACAAGTTCAAGGACAGATTTGATCAGCTTCAACAAGAAAAAGTCGGACTGAGTCCAATGATCACACCACCTGTTAta CCTCCAGTAAGAAGAGACAGCAAAACAGAAAAAGAACTCGAGTCCGCCACTAAGAAGATATTGAAGTACCAGCAACTCGTGGCGGAAAAGGAAGAAGCCTTGAAGAAAAAAACTGACGAATTGTCGGGGGTGGCGTCAGAAATACGTCGCCTGAAAGTCCAACAAGAACTCCTGGATGAGCAAAAAGGTGAATTTGTGAATATCCTGGAGGAGTGCCACTCGGAACTAGACAGACAATCGAAGCTGAGCGACGATAACATCAGGAAGATCGCCGAATTGGAAACTACTATCCGGAATCAAATTAACAAGATGGACGAGATGCAGCATCTATTGCAACAGCACGAGAAAGTCGTCGAATTGTTGAGAACCTCGCTTGAATCACTGTTTTTGGAGAAGGAGAATCTCActaatttcgtcgttgaattAAAACTACTCGTGCAAGATGCAAACAACGAAAACTGGAAGAAGggccaattaataaaagagcTTCAGGATAAAATAGACGTGAGCGAATTAACAGTTTCGGAACTGGAAAAAGATTTGGCTGCCACGAATGAAAGACGTCACAAGTTGGAAAAAACTATAGGTGCGTTGGAGAAGGAACTGCAATCAATTAAAGCACAGAAGAACCTCGTTGTCAACATCCAAGCCGGCAGAGAATCTCGCAGGTCGTCCGGAAAGTTGGACTCAAAGATAGAGGGGCTGGAGAGATCGCGCCTGGATAAATTGGATATGTTCCCCGAGAAAGTTTCGCAGGAACAACTACCAACTGATGCCAAGTCGTTGCTCAACGTCTCGTTGCAGAAGATGGACTTCCTGAGGTCCCGCCTGCACATGTTGGGAGGGCAAACGAGTCGCAATAATTCGATGGGGAGGAAGACCCAGACGTTTTCTAATCAGAGATCCGGTAGGAATTTCGAGAGGGTCATGGCTCTCTCGGCGGGAAGGAGGAACTCGGAATCTAAACGTGATGTCGGATGTGAAGGTGGAGGTTATCATTGCTCAGAGTTTGATTATGAAGAGGTGTCTATGGTTCTGGACAAATTGCCAGTGTTGACTGCTAGTGCTATGACTCAAGAAGACGTCGAACTGCTTGGGCAAGAGCagtga
- the LOC109604391 gene encoding probable DNA double-strand break repair Rad50 ATPase isoform X3, translated as MSLQEIVKTPEPKIIKSQVDLKKHEKQTSVESPKVKIKIKSCLKKSAVRESNGHPSMVLMDQEPRPNAENVETPREQKTFGPNLVPGKSLMSRRPKALSMNTQSLEVQFTNKKKRLQLMTKDISERQQPIMELYEELAIMKQRLNLLGKNVNLKDIKILTFEEIKEQKRQQQQVEKEKEKHQRGSGENIPKKFREELERQKQISEEVTSQVLELNKKLDDKDVIYIKELNQKDMFIKNLSEKIKKLEVCVENEKKTAAEFKNKNVTNAQTIKTLTSKISDYDCKLKTAEEKNVDLNKKIKEAQETIKTQEKNWDKEKTDLNATIKEQHEHLSKLIESRKDNTKTEEINQKLVEQMEELKKQLIFSNEKLEQERLEKEQLSKSRVEIQKRLMESNKLLDLERLEKEKAQQRRINLERFRSGGSSPAIDLEVVEIASKVLINKFKDRFDQLQQEKVGLSPMITPPVIPPVRRDSKTEKELESATKKILKYQQLVAEKEEALKKKTDELSGVASEIRRLKVQQELLDEQKGEFVNILEECHSELDRQSKLSDDNIRKIAELETTIRNQINKMDEMQHLLQQHEKVVELLRTSLESLFLEKENLTNFVVELKLLVQDANNENWKKGQLIKELQDKIDVSELTVSELEKDLAATNERRHKLEKTIGALEKELQSIKAQKNLVVNIQAGRESRRSSGKLDSKIEGLERSRLDKLDMFPEKVSQEQLPTDAKSLLNVSLQKMDFLRSRLHMLGGQTSRNNSMGRKTQTFSNQRSGRNFERVMALSAGRRNSESKRDVGCEGGGYHCSEFDYEEVSMVLDKLPVLTASAMTQEDVELLGQEQ; from the exons aTGTCGCTGCAGGAAATTGTTAAAACCCCAG aacccaaaattataaagtcaCAAGTGGACCTGAAAAAGCATGAAAAACAAACAAGTGTTGAAAGCCCCaaagtcaaaattaaaataaaatcctgCTTAAAAAAATCAGCTGTAAGAGAAAGTAATGGTCATCCAAGCATGGTGTTAATGGATCAAGAACCTAGAC CGAATGCTGAAAATGTGGAGACGCCCCGGGAACAAAAAACATTCGGG cCCAACTTGGTGCCTGGTAAATCCCTGATGAGCCGCCGCCCCAAAGCTTTGAGCATGAACACCCAGTCATTGGAGGTGCAGTTCACCAACAAGAAGAAACGTCTGCAGCTCATGACCAAGGACATATCCGAAAGGCAACAGCCAATCATGGAACTGTACGAAGAACTGGCCATCATGAAGCAAAGACTCAACCTTTTGGGGAAGAATGTGAACCTGAAAGACATTAAGATTTTAACCTTTGAAGAGATAAAAGAACAAAAGAGGCAGCAACAACAAGTGGAAAAAGAAAAGGAGAAACATCAACGGGGTTCCGGTGAAAATATACCGAAAAAGTTTCGAGAAGAGTTGGAGCGACAGAAACAAATTTCCGAAGAGGTGACTTCACAGGTTTTGGAGCTCAACAAAAAACTGGACGACAAAGATGTTATATACATCAAAGAGCTGAACCAAAAGgacatgtttataaaaaatctttcagAAAAGATCAAG AAATTGGAAGTGTGCGTGGAAAACGAAAAGAAAACAGCTGcagagtttaaaaataaaaacgttacAAATGCTCAAACCATAAAAACGTTAACTAGCAAAATTTCAGATTATGActgcaaattaaaaactgcAGAAGAGAAAAATGTTGAtctgaacaaaaaaattaa AGAAGCTCAAGAAACAATCAAAACACAGGAGAAAAATTGGGACAAGGAGAAGACCGATCTAAATGCTACAATTAAAGAACAACATGAACatctttccaaattaattGAGTCCAG aaaagaCAACACTAAAACCGAAGAAATCAACCAAAAACTGGTGGAACAAATGGAGGAactgaaaaaacaattaatatttagtaacgAAAAACTTGAACAGGAACGTTTGGAAAAGGAACAACTAAGCAAAAGTCGAGTAGAGATCCAAAAACGACTGATGGAGAGCAACAAACTTCTGGATTTGGAACGACTTGAAAAAGAAAAGGCACAACAAAGGCGCATCAATTTGGAACGATTCCGATCTGGAGGaa GTTCACCAGCTATAGATTTGGAAGTAGTGGAAATTGCTTCGAAAGTGCTGATCAACAAGTTCAAGGACAGATTTGATCAGCTTCAACAAGAAAAAGTCGGACTGAGTCCAATGATCACACCACCTGTTAta CCTCCAGTAAGAAGAGACAGCAAAACAGAAAAAGAACTCGAGTCCGCCACTAAGAAGATATTGAAGTACCAGCAACTCGTGGCGGAAAAGGAAGAAGCCTTGAAGAAAAAAACTGACGAATTGTCGGGGGTGGCGTCAGAAATACGTCGCCTGAAAGTCCAACAAGAACTCCTGGATGAGCAAAAAGGTGAATTTGTGAATATCCTGGAGGAGTGCCACTCGGAACTAGACAGACAATCGAAGCTGAGCGACGATAACATCAGGAAGATCGCCGAATTGGAAACTACTATCCGGAATCAAATTAACAAGATGGACGAGATGCAGCATCTATTGCAACAGCACGAGAAAGTCGTCGAATTGTTGAGAACCTCGCTTGAATCACTGTTTTTGGAGAAGGAGAATCTCActaatttcgtcgttgaattAAAACTACTCGTGCAAGATGCAAACAACGAAAACTGGAAGAAGggccaattaataaaagagcTTCAGGATAAAATAGACGTGAGCGAATTAACAGTTTCGGAACTGGAAAAAGATTTGGCTGCCACGAATGAAAGACGTCACAAGTTGGAAAAAACTATAGGTGCGTTGGAGAAGGAACTGCAATCAATTAAAGCACAGAAGAACCTCGTTGTCAACATCCAAGCCGGCAGAGAATCTCGCAGGTCGTCCGGAAAGTTGGACTCAAAGATAGAGGGGCTGGAGAGATCGCGCCTGGATAAATTGGATATGTTCCCCGAGAAAGTTTCGCAGGAACAACTACCAACTGATGCCAAGTCGTTGCTCAACGTCTCGTTGCAGAAGATGGACTTCCTGAGGTCCCGCCTGCACATGTTGGGAGGGCAAACGAGTCGCAATAATTCGATGGGGAGGAAGACCCAGACGTTTTCTAATCAGAGATCCGGTAGGAATTTCGAGAGGGTCATGGCTCTCTCGGCGGGAAGGAGGAACTCGGAATCTAAACGTGATGTCGGATGTGAAGGTGGAGGTTATCATTGCTCAGAGTTTGATTATGAAGAGGTGTCTATGGTTCTGGACAAATTGCCAGTGTTGACTGCTAGTGCTATGACTCAAGAAGACGTCGAACTGCTTGGGCAAGAGCagtga